In the genome of Trypanosoma brucei gambiense DAL972 chromosome 11, complete sequence, the window CAATGCCAATGAGCAGTTTAGTGTCCGTGTTTCCGATACTGCCGGCGGGATGCCCCTTCATCTTGCCCGACACGTGTTGAAATATTGGTTTGCGTACAAGTGCACGGATGACATGTTGAAACTCGCTAAAACATGGACACATAGTCCCATACGTCTACCATATGCTTACTGTGCAGCCAAGGTTTTAGGGGGGGATATATCAGTGGTTTCCATTGATGGTTATGGCACCGACCgttttcttcatcttccgtCAGACGGGATAGAGAGGGTTCGTTTTTAGCAGTCAGCTTTTGCTAATCTTAATTTGTTTAGCTGAGATACTTACGTTTACACCTAAGCAGGAGAGCGAACGGACACACAGTTTACTACTTTTTTCTGAACTTGTCAACTATCGCTCGATTTTTGTTAGCGCTCACTATTTGTTTTACTCGTATTTTAACGTGGAATCCTCTAATGAAATTACGGAAACGAACGACTTTATCTTTTCCTGCTTATGGACATTTACCACCTTACTCTTCCtctctattttttcctttgcgtTCCTCTGTTCGTGGAAGGTGGTTACTTGATGCTTTACCCTCATAATTATATCTGTACGACTACAAAATTTTTGTTCACCATTAGCAAGCATAGCCGTTGCCTGtttctacaaaaaaaaaaacaagcgacAGGGTAAGTGAATGTATAGATTAAGCGGGATGTTTATGTGAAATTCCACTAGAGGAAAGCCGTTCAAAAGTCCAACTTCCCCCCACATAGGACATTTTAGTTGTGCTGAGTGGTGTACCTGCTAACTCGTGCGCTCGTGCGGGACTACATCGTGATCAAGGCAGTTGTTGAGAAGTGTAAGTAAGTTCttactgttttctttccctgcGATTAATAAAGACAAGAGTTCTCGGCGGAGGGGTATCGAAAAAAGTGATCATGTAGGGGGATATGCGTGCTTGAAAACTACCGTTAGCGTTTCTTCTGGAGCGAAGATCATGTTTGTGGAAGTCACTGGTGATGCCGTGCTGTACCCACGACGGGCTGTATTATCTTACATTGCTTCTTGCGAGCCCCACGGTATGCAGTTTGATATTTGCCCGCCCTTACTCTCTGAGAAACACACATGTGCCATGGATGTTGTTGGGTTGCTCCGGGGTGTAATATGCATATCGTCTTTAACCCTGGGAATGCGCGGTGTGGTGGGTTGCATGAGAGTTAGCAAACCACACCTTACTCGCCAGCAAAgctatgttttctttcctttttgctttattcCCACTTCTTCAGCGCCGTTTGTTGCTGGTCGATATTCCGCCGTAATTAAAGAGAAAATGATTCGTATGCACGGTAAACACTACTTTTGTATAAAAGTGCCAGTGTTGCGCCTTGCAGCTTTCCAAGGCGTGCagggcggggggggggggcaggGTGTTATTCGAGGTCACTTGAGTGGCTGCGGCGCGGTGAGTTGTGTTCTTTTCAGCTCTAAAAAGGCCGCGGTAATGATGTGTGAGATGGATTCGTTTTTTAAGGCGATGTCGAGCTGgtaaagtgagaaaaagtTGTGCGGTGCCGACGTTGGCGCATTCATCCCAATTATAGGAAGAGCCTTCTATCTctccatcacatattttggTTGTAGCAACGATTTTTGTTGGATGTATTTAGTGACTTTAGGCATATTCTTCTATGCAGATATGGATATTGAATGAGGGCATATAGTTGTATTCCATCACGGTGATCTGCGACAGGTTTTAAATAAATTAGCTTTAGCCCCGTTGTTAACATCCGTTTTGAGACCCGTGTACGACGTTTGGGTGACACCTTCATGATTCTATGCTCGAATAACTGCCATTTCAGTGCTGGAGACTTGATTACTGGATAATTATACAAACATTTGAAGGGAAGGGCGCGTTACAGAGgtaaataaacacacaacgCAAATTTTCGATTGCTGACCTTTTTTGCTATCAGAGACGGcgagggaaaggaagcgaAAAGCCTTCTTCTGTGAAGACGTGAGCGCAAGGCTCACAGCAAAGAGGGAGGTTGCAGTGATACGAATCGACGGTAagcatgtttgtgtgtttttctgTGGCTATGTTTTTTAATATTACTGTTTATGAACCGCTGACGTCAGTAACACAGATTTCACTGCTTATATGGtctcctctttttatttctttaagTTTGTTGTAGAGAATGTGAAACATATGAAGGTAATACAACTGTTCTAACTTCCCCCTGGGCGACAGTATAGCTCAACGAAGAAGACGGAAGGCCATGACCTGTGGTGCTGTACAGGTGGGATACTTCGCACAAAGGGCGCATAACGGAAAATATTGCGTATGTTAAAAGcgattttattttgtttcttttgagTTCTTCAGACGTTTGTCTGTACaggtggaaaggggggaaagactcgtattttaattttaccgcaaaaagaaattaagtTTTTGTTAACTAGTGTGTGACTCACATAAGGGAGCACACTTAGATGAGCGGATCACATGAGGTGGGATAAAGGTGCAGGCGTGTGTCCATGAtgctcctttcttcttttttctttttttttttttgagagagTTTTGTGGTTGTCATCTGTCTTTTATTCTGTTGGCCTTATGCTCTTTCTTGGTTGAGTGAGGTAGTAAAGGGTATGGTGGGGTATTGTCGTGAAGAGGAGCTACGGTTGCGTTTCGTGCATGATGGATTACAATGGAAACCGTAATGTTACCCGTGttcagtgtgtgtgtgtgtgtgtgtgtgtgtgtgtgtgtgtgtgtgtgtgtgtgtgtgtatgtgtggttGTGTGCCGTCATTGACAGGAGATCGCGTCTCTTGTGAGAGTTATATTACAGTTCGGCGCAACGGTTTTGCCACGTTAACGCTGTTGGAATCTAATCAGAGATGTTGGGATACCTTGAAGTGTATGTTTGCTGCTAAGGTTGCTCGCAGTGTTGTGCCCCTATTGTGTTGCGTAAGTAAAGGGTTGACTGCCCTTGTTGCCGGTGTGGGAAGTAATGAGTCTGTGCATGCTTCCCCTTGTTTGCGTTTGTGGCGTATGGGTTATGTGTAAATCGTTATTCTTTTCTGTTAATCATCGTGAGGAGCATGTTGATATAGTTTTTGGTCTTTTCCGTTCATTTGTGACAGGGGGTCAGCTCCAGGTGGTGCAAAAGTACCAGAATGAGTGGTGTAATGCCGAGGCGAATGATTCCACTGCGGCACCATACGATGCTGTCTCAAAAGGTTGAAGCGTCCTTTcacagtgttttttttttgggggggggttcTGCTTTGTTGAAGTGAGCGCTGGTGGTGTTTTGATTGCAAGTGCTGAACAAATGGCAACATTACATGATTGCCCTTGAAGTGTCTGCATACACCCTGATGGGTGAGCGGAGCACATTTCTTTATGTTAGACGGCGGTTGTGGTGCTGAAATTTATCATAGCTGCCTGTGAGTGCCCATCTCGCCCCATCCAAGGATGCTTAGATATTGTTCACTGTTTCCAtattctttgttattttttaaaggcGAGGTTAAGTAAAAGTAGATTGCTGCATATTGCATTTGTGCGTAGGCCAGTACCGGCGGTTGATCTCACGAAAattacttttatttatttttgtggttAACAATAACCCCTCTCCTGCCTGGTTGTTCCCAACGAGTGTGTATGGATCTGATGTTCTCTTCCAACCACAGTGATTGGACCCACTGCTGTATTGGTCGGCGCAGAATTTGCCGAAGCTTTTGTTTTAATATCTACCTTGCGGTAAGAGGAACCTTGCGAATAACGTGTAAGCAAAAGTGTCAAAAACCGAACGCTTCGATGTCCCCCCTCCAAATTCGAAGTTTGAGAATTTACCTGGATGCTGGTGCCTAGCCTACcctatttccccccctttttcccctGCGATTGTGTCTCATGTAGTCAGGTTGCCGAAAGGCTCAAAGTTAATTACATCGCAACATCGGTTCGATGAACTCTAAAGACACGAATGAGTTGAAAAGGGGTGCTGGGTacctaaaagaaaaagcaataaTTGGGCTTACGCGTGTGACGGGAAATGAACTGGATCGTGCCATATACAAAGTTACAAGTCACAAGCTTAAGGCCCCTAAGGAGAAGCACATGCAGCGGGTTTTGGCCGCGACACGCGGATATAGTAGCCAAAAAACTCACAAAGGTCGCAACACATGCGAGTACATTGTTTCTGAGTTTGAGAAGCGTCTTCATACACACAACTGGATCGTTGTATTGAAAACGTTGGTGACGTTTCATCGCTTAATGAAGGATGGTTCGGACGAGGTGAATAATTGTATACAGCAAAACCgtaatattttttgctttcgcAACATAAAGGACCTTTCAGAGAGTTCCGAAGGGGCCGTACAAAGTGTGTTTATCCGCCAGTATATGTATTACCTCGAGGAGCGTTCCTCTTCTCAACGGAAGCTAGGTGCTTCTAAACGTATGGAAAACAGTGAATTTGGCGTTTTTCTTCGGTCCCTCGATGTTGACACTCTTGGCCCCGTCTTTGAGTCGCTGTTGGTGCAACTTTCTGCACTTGTCGAGGTACAGTACAAGGAGGCTATAGTTGACAACTTTTGCACGATGGAGGCTTTTCAAAGGCTGGTGAACGATGGGAAGCTACTCTATCAGATACTTTCAGACCGGGCAATCTTTATACTTGACGGCTTTAGTGGGTTTACTCTTCAGCAGAAAAAGGATTGGGTAAGGCGGTATCGGGAATACACTGTAGTGGGAGAGAGACTGCGCTTACTTTTCGAATCAATCGCAAACTCAAAAAGGATGTTTGACGAACCTCCTCCACCCCTAAAGGCGCTTCCCGGGTCTTTATTAGAGAGCCTGGAGAGAGAAGTCCGTTTGAGTAGCATAGCTCACGAGGACATAACCGAGACGCTCGAGAGTCTGGGTATAACTGCCGATGAAAAGACCCCACTGAAGGCGACAACTTCAGATGGCACAATGGCAATATACTCACCAGTGGGGGCTGAGAAGGCGCTTGACACCACAGAGACAGGAGCACCTCCGGTCACTGAGCCCAAAAAAGAGTCTGGTTTCTCAATTGATGATCTGTTTGTGCCTCCTCCTGTCACCGACTCTCATCAACAAACATCTTATAACCCGTCCACAATACCTCAAGGTACCCAGATGGAGGGGCCCCTTATTCAAACTGAGGCGAACCCAAACATGACCTACACTTTCCCAACCGGGGTTCCTGTTGGTCAAAACTTCTTCGGCCAACAACCGACAGGGAATTCATTGACGTGGGAGGCCCCCAGCCCTGCACCGGGTTCGATGCAGCCGCAGTCTGCAGCGGGCATCGTTCCCTCGTGGAGTGATTCGTCAGCATCATGGGGTCGAGGTAATTGCGGTAGCAATACTGTGGATCCGTTTAAGGATCTTTACGCGAGCCAGAAGGGAGGCCAGTAGTCGAGTGGCAGGATGAAAACGTTTTCCAATTATTCAGGTCGTGTGTTGGTGCAGTGGTTGGGTCTGGGTAAAATACTGTGTCCTTATCACTGAGGtagtgaatatatatatatagatatatatgtTGATGTGTGCCTGATAGGCGAGATCACCACCTATTGGCCCGTGCGGCGactgctttccttcttttgtgcGGTACTAGGAGACTGAGGGTTGTAAGGGACTTCCCCTATTCCTATGTTGCCCTTTTGGGACGGCCTAGCGAGGGCGTGACAGTAGTGGTGCTACTTGAGGTGGGAAAGATTTTGGAACCTCTGTATTTGCGTTTGGCAGAGGTGGGTTGGCCGCACATCGGGGGTGGACGAAGAAAAATCAgttgtgttgttttgattactgtttttgttctcGGGGATGCTCATAGCGGTGCACGGTTTTCGAATCTGGTGCCCGGGCTACGAAAGGGTGTTTTGAGGAGGGGGTGGATCAAAAGGAACGCCCTTTTCGTAATTCTGATGCTTATTACCCTCCATTTTATTGATGCTCGTGTTTCAAGGCTGTTTAATGGTGGCATTTCCCTCGTAGGGAAgcttctctttgttgtttgtggcccttttttgttccttaaGGAAAACCTGGACCGCACCCGTACTTGCATGAATCAGGTTTTTACGCAATAGGTCGGCGGTATTTGGGGTCCTCTACCGCGACCCGAAACCGACACCCAAACAAGTtatcatttctctttttttttttttttgcgggacTTTATTCTTGTGGTATAGAATGGCTTGGAGTCCCCCCTTACTGACTGTACTCCCAACACGCTCGGCCCTTCCGTACGGCCGCATTTTCGTGTAGGCGACGCAACCGGCGGGTGGTGGTTGTTTTTATGCTTTGCGTGGGGCTTGGTGACCTGTGGCACATGTTCGGTGACTTCAGGTCAAGAATTATTTTTTATGTGCCCGCTTTCAGTTGATTCTATTCGTACCaccactttcccccttctattCATAACTTAGTAGACGGTATTTGTGAAAATGTGCTAGGGAATTGCCGCACTTCAGTGCGTTGTGGGCGTTTTTGAAGATACGGAGTTCTTGTTAATTCCCACGTTGACATACTTTATTTGCTTGCTTACTTGTGCTTCAGATTCCTAAGCTCCTCAATATTTTTGAGTGttacatttttttaatgatgttgttgtacTACGTAGGTCATCCATGGAAGAGCAAAGTAAAGCATATATCATTTGTGATGGGTGAAGGAAGGGCGTTTTGACAAGTGCAATGCATGCCCGTGGTCGCTGCAGTTTTTTGCCGTTGTATGACCGCTCACAAAACTCCCATCCCTCGAGTGAGTATGCACGTTGCTCAATCGTAGTGTGGTGCGTGTGGTGCCCGTTATTTTCGTACTTTTCAAACATTTTCATGCACTGAGTATATGCTACAGTTTCCGCTCATATTTCATTTTACCCCCgattttttattctttgaCTTCCTCCCTCCAGTTGTTCAACGATTAGCAGCGTTCCGACAAGGTTATGAGGGCTCTCCGCCTAACTACATTTATCACTGCCACTAGTGCCGTTCGCTTACAATCAGGAGGAAATTATGGTCGGCAACCTCCACGCGAATATCGCCAACGACCCCACCAACCTCAGCATCGTTTTGGTGGCCCCCGTGACGGACGGCCGCAGAGGGGTTCCCCGCCTCCTCAGGGGTCTTCCTATGGCGGGTCTTGCAATAGGTTGAGCGAACCGCAGTTGGTGGCCAAACTGTTAGAGCACTTTCCTGTGGGTAAGACATCTATCCCAGTAAACAAGTGGGCGCCTTTTGTGCCCGAGGACATTCAAGAAGCGTTGGTACCCTTTGGGGGGTTGGCTCATTTTGCAGCGTCACAGACTAATTTCTTCATTGTTCGCAAGGAAAACGGGTTGACAGTTGTAACGCTTTCTACGATGGCCTCCACGTTGTGTgtagaaagggagaaaagtatCAAAAAACGTGAAGAGAAGGCAGCAGCTTACGCTGCTCGCCGCCGCGACCAACCGCGGCGTTCACACTAGAGCAACCAAACTGTTGACGGTATGACTCAGCGCAGTTTCTAGCGaggttttttcccctcttaaTGTTAAGTAGGTATGCGTATGGAGCGAGCCTGTCATTCCACCCGTATGCTGTCTTCTCATTTCTTGGCcatcctttcctttgttctCACTTTTCTATATGATTATGATTGTCATTCGGTATGTTTGATTTCTGTTGCAAGGGGTAGGGATTAGGCCATGGTGCATTACTCCCGCAAGCCACAGGTTTCCTCGAAGACGGCCAAGGCGAAGATCGCCGACCTCCGCTGCCACTACAAGAACACCTTCGAGACGGCTAATGTGATCAACGGCATGAAGCTGCGTAAGGCCCAGCAGTTGTATCGGCAGGTCCTCGCCAAAACCCGCTGCATTCCCTTCAAGCGTTACAATGGAAAGATTGGCAATACGGCACAAGCCAAGGAGTGGGGACAGACGAAGGGACGCTGGCCACGCAAGTCCGTTGTAGCGATGCTCTCATTGTTGAAGAATGCTGAGGCAAATGCCATCGAGAAGGGACTCGACCCCGGAAAGATGGTCATTAAACACGTTCAGGTGGATCAGGCCCCTCGCGTGCGTCGCCGTACGTTCCGTGCCCATGGCCGCATAACGCCGTACATGCGCAGCCCGTGCCACGTACAGCTCTTCATGACCCAGCCCCAGGAGCGCGTTCCTGTTCCCAAAAGCAAACCCAAGAAGTAGGCCGCTGATGGGCTTGTCCTTAACACTCATTTATTGGTACAAgtatttactttattttttctgaaTATCATGAGCGCATCATCATGCTGCTGGTGCTGAAGTAGAGTTCCATGTGACCAGATATTTTCCGTTATCTTGGTTGTGGTTCTCGGCAGCTTGATAACGACTCAGCTCGCAGTGTTTTCACTCTCTCctgtctttctttcctttatgcttttttttttctgcgctCCTTCTGGGTTAGTCGGCTACGGGAATGTTCACTGTATCTTCATCGATGCGCTGCGGAACTGCATATCGGACGGCCGCCGATCGATGTCAGGTGAGTCGTTATCATCAGCAACTCGTAGATAGCAGATACTGGAACTGTTCAACCCCTTCACAAGCGTTGTCCACTTTGAGCGTACTGGCTCGATCACGCACGGTCGTTGATGCACTTGACGTGGCCGCGTTAGGAGCGCTGGAAGCCATGGCTCCCAGCATGACGCAGGGTGAACGTACCTTGCTTCAGAAGTTTTCAACATTTTTGAAATTCAAAAATACCACTTGTCTACCGCCCGCTTCACCTCATGAGTCGAATGCGTCCCCCCTCACGGAGGACCCTAACGCCAATGTAGTCGCCTTGTACACTAAGCTTATGGGGGAGAAGCCTTCGGTAGGTGTGGAGGAGATCGGGTCCATTTCGTTTTCATCCGATTCGATCCTTCAACTCAGCACGGTGGGTGCTCTGATGTTATTTGAGATGATGGTTTCTACGACGTTTCAACCTTGTGCCAGTTGGCGGATTGAGGATAACATCGTCACTCTTCTTAACTACCTAAGGAATACTGTGATCCGCGGTGATACTGTCGATTCCAGAACTCTAGGGTGGATCATGTCGAAGCTTAACAGCGCAGGCTCGCCTATTGCTTGTCGTCCCTCAGAGTGTGGCCGCCTTTTCAAGGCTTGTGTGAAGCGTCTCAATGATATCCTACCGCAGATGTCGGTGAATGAATGTCTTCAGATACTACCCCTAATCGACACTACAGCTTACGAGAGGCCGTTTATAGTTTGTGTGGAGATTGTTAAACGTCTCGATGCTTGCTCTGAGATAGAACTCAGTGACGTGCGGACATCGACGCTGCTTTCCGCATTGAGGTGTGAAGATGTGACGTTAAAGACTTTCATGAAAATCTGCCGTGTTATTTCGAAGGAATTCCGTATAGTCGAGCTCAGTAAGGGTGAaagtttgctttttcttacAATTTTAGTGGCACGCCTCAACTCCAGTGCTTCGGCCGAAGATGTTGGAATCATTGGGAGCAATGGGAAGGTGTGGGAGGTCCTTTTTGCGCAACTTTACGTGGATACCGGTGACATGAGCGTCGTCGAGTGCATTGAAGCGCTTATGTGTTTGGAggttttatatttttctcccctcaTAACTGCGGTCCCAGGTGGCTTGGTTGAGAAATTGAAGAAGAgagtgttttttgttattcggaAGGCCATGAAACAAAGACATGTAACCGCTCAGGAGGTTGAGCTCTTTCTCAAATCCCTACAGCGCCTAGGGGAATTGCTCAAGAGgtgtcttcttttccctttgcttGAGAAAGACACGGCAATAATCACGGAGCTTCAGGCAGAACTGGCACTTCGTTTAGTACAGCAAAGTGTAAATACAGCTTGACAGGTAAGTGTTTCACTGTCCGTGGCTGCGGgtcgttcttttttgtttgccacGTTTTCCCTCTCTAATGTCGGAGTATCGAGGTTCTGAGTGTGTATTATGTTGTTGTGGAccgtttttctcctttgtcGTATTTGGGGTTCACTTGCGATTGGCGGCCAGTGCTTCAGACACGTcattaagaaaaaatttaAGGGCGTGATGGGAAAGGGATTTTCTTCGCTCTTATGGTATCTTCACGAAGTTATACCTTACGCTGTGAGAATGAAAAgtgtttccattttccttctttacagGTTAGCCAATTCATATatattgagaaaaaaaagaggaacacAAGTTATCGACCACGTAAGTCGGTGACTGGAAGAACAAGCGAAAAGAGGGGCAGTAGCAGATGATTGTTAGGGCGAAGTCCCTTTGGCTTCTGGCCTTCTTTGCACTCAACACCGCGCTTTTAGCGGATGCTGAGAATGTCACGTTAAAGATCGTCCGAGAGTTAGTTCTACGTGATGTTGGAGATGTGGTATTAACTCCCCGTTTTCGGGAGAATGTTGACAAGTACCTCCGCCGTCATACGGATCGAAATGTGAAGGCAAACGTTTACAAGTCGCAACCCGATGTCACTGTTGTGGCGCGTGCGTGGTTCACGGGAGACTCCAAAGAGGCCACTGCCTCATACAACAGGGTGAAGGACATTTTCGACAGCTGGGAGGCGCAACCAAATGACACGCTTATTAGTGACTTGAACAACGTCTCTCTCAGGGAGCTTGGAGTACAACCGCGCTTGATTGAGCTGTCAGATCAATGTAAATACGGGGAAAGTTACATAGATCAATCTGCCGAAAATTTTGGGTTCAACAATCTCACACTTGAGATACGCATGTCTACAAACCCTCAAAGCGATTTGCGCTCTCGGCTCTGCCGTATGCTTCCATTTGTTGACTGCTCCCTCATCGTGCTTGATGTAGTCAAACGGGTTAATAATCTGTACACCACGAAGGTGACGATCACTTCTCCTAATAGGAACTACTGCCTTGTGGTGCTGATGAATAATTTCCACTATGCCGCGGCTCTCTTACCCGATATAATAGAGAATGTTGTGATTGCAGGCAAGGAGGTATTTAGACGTCCCTCCGCCAACATGGTTGAAGACGGAAGACTTCAATCTCCATGCGCTCGCCGTTTTTGGTACCTTATCTTTCTCCTCCTGCTGATTCCCTTGAGTTTATTTGTGGGACACAAGATGTATTACAGTGGGCTT includes:
- a CDS encoding clathrin coat assembly protein, putative, whose translation is MNSKDTNELKRGAGYLKEKAIIGLTRVTGNELDRAIYKVTSHKLKAPKEKHMQRVLAATRGYSSQKTHKGRNTCEYIVSEFEKRLHTHNWIVVLKTLVTFHRLMKDGSDEVNNCIQQNRNIFCFRNIKDLSESSEGAVQSVFIRQYMYYLEERSSSQRKLGASKRMENSEFGVFLRSLDVDTLGPVFESLLVQLSALVEVQYKEAIVDNFCTMEAFQRLVNDGKLLYQILSDRAIFILDGFSGFTLQQKKDWVRRYREYTVVGERLRLLFESIANSKRMFDEPPPPLKALPGSLLESLEREVRLSSIAHEDITETLESLGITADEKTPLKATTSDGTMAIYSPVGAEKALDTTETGAPPVTEPKKESGFSIDDLFVPPPVTDSHQQTSYNPSTIPQGTQMEGPLIQTEANPNMTYTFPTGVPVGQNFFGQQPTGNSLTWEAPSPAPGSMQPQSAAGIVPSWSDSSASWGRGNCGSNTVDPFKDLYASQKGGQ
- a CDS encoding T. brucei spp.-specific protein; amino-acid sequence: MFVEVTGDAVLYPRRAVLSYIASCEPHGMQFDICPPLLSEKHTCAMDVVGLLRGVICISSLTLGMRGVVGCMRVSKPHLTRQQSYVFFPFCFIPTSSAPFVAGRYSAVIKEKMIRMHGKHYFCIKVPVLRLAAFQGVQGGGGGQGVIRGHLSGCGAVSCVLFSSKKAAVMMCEMDSFFKAMSSW
- a CDS encoding 60S ribosomal protein L17, putative, which encodes MVHYSRKPQVSSKTAKAKIADLRCHYKNTFETANVINGMKLRKAQQLYRQVLAKTRCIPFKRYNGKIGNTAQAKEWGQTKGRWPRKSVVAMLSLLKNAEANAIEKGLDPGKMVIKHVQVDQAPRVRRRTFRAHGRITPYMRSPCHVQLFMTQPQERVPVPKSKPKK